The window GTAAATATCCTTTTTCATCAAACTAGAATTTTCTAAAGCAGGAAGAGCTGTTAATTTATCCAATAAATAGATGCTTTGATAAGTTGTGAAATCACCTTTTTTAATTTGGTCAACGTCAATAGATTCAATTATTAACTTTTCATTTTTATCTTCGCTTTTTTCTAATTGCTCTTCAGATAATTTCTCTAAATATTTGTAAACTCTAAATTTTGCAATGTCATCAGAAAATTGTTTTTCTACATCATTGTAAATCTCAACATACTGTCCTAACATAGACGTGAGGTAATCAAAGCATCTATTTGATGTGAAATTCTCCATTATATGTTCTCTAACACCCCAAAAGTAGACATCCTTAGAATCATTATTTATTTCAACCTCTAGATTTTTCAAATTGAAAATATCTAAAGAGTCCATTCGATCATATAAAAATTGCAAGCGCTCTTTATTATCTTGAAATCTTACGATTTTACTATCTATTTCCCTTTTTGTGCGCTCTTCAAACTTGTGCCGACTATGGCTAGTATAAAACTCCTCCCACATCTCCTCTTTAATCACTGGGTTTAATATATATCTGGAGCCATTATAAACAATTGTTTTGCACAGGTCAATAGAATTCTTATCAACATTATTTTCCTGTTTTAAATCTGAGCCACTGATCTTTTTTTTGCTATTTAAAGAGCAATTTCTTAGAATACCTCGTTCAATGAGTAATTTCATTTGCTCACTAAATGCAAGTTCCTCAAAGTCCCAGCTTTCTCCTAAAAGTCCGAAATGATCAAAATCTAAAAAATTTGATTTATACTCAAAAAATAATTTATCGACAAAAGTCATTATTCGAATAATTGATTATATGCTTGCATCTGCCGTTAAATCTTGAATGATTTTTGAATGGATTTCATCATTGCTAAAACTCTTTCTGTATTGTTTAGCAAATTTTATAACGTCTCTAATCATTGAGAAGTGGTATGCTTTTAATTGACGATCTTTTAAATCTGAACTGCTATCTGATTGATTGTATTCCATATACAATTCTATCAATGTATCTTCTATTTCCTTGAATTCTACATTATCCATTTGTAATACTTTTGTCTCTGTTTTCATAGTTGTTTATTTAAAAAATGAATGTTCTGCTATTTTTTTTGCCTTATCCACATTAGTGGCTCGTATGTAAGAGTAAAATACCTTTTCAGTTTTGTGTCCAGATATCGCCATTATATCAAATGTCGGAATTCCAGCTTTATAGGCATTAGTGCAAAAGCTACGTCTAGCGGTGTGCGTAGTAATCAAATCATATTTAAAGTATGGTTTTGTAACCTCTTTACCTCCTAAAGTTTTTGTTACTGGAACTTTTTCTTTAATTTTTGCTTTAGCTCCTATAATTTTTAAATCTCTATTAATATGTTGATCTAGTTTTGGACTAGGAGGATTCCCATCGTATTTTTCAAATATTCTTATAACCTTGGAATTGCATGGAATTGTAATAATTTCCTTTGTTTTCTTTTGAGCCAACTGGATAAACTTGGAACCATCAATATCAATTATGTTTTCTTTGGTCAAATTGTTGAAATCTGAAACTCTCAAGCCTGTATAAGCACCGATTAAAAATAAATCTCTACTATGAGATAAACCTTTAGGCAATTGCAAATTAAAGATCGATTGCAATTCTGTTTCTTTGAGAAAAATCTTAGCAACTTTTTCAGTTGGTTTTGCAAATTCTCTTTTCTTAAAATCTATATTATTATGATATCCTCTAGAAAGGGCATAATTCATAACCGCTTTCAAATTTTTAATATGGTTTCCTATATAATTGTTCGAATAGTTTTGAGCTTGTAACCACTCAACAAATTTTTCATAAAAATCCATGTTTATGTCTTTGAAATCGACATCGCCAGTTTCCTTACAGTATTCCAAAAATTTCTTCTTACAAGTCTTGAGTGATCTTAATGTAGAATTAGCTAATGGATGTTTTGTTGATGGAGTTGGATTTTTAGTGTAATACTTGATATACCAATCATAGCACCATTTCAAGTTTTTAATTTCGTTTGTGTCAGTTGCAATTGCTATGTCTTTTTTAGTTGCACGACCTAAGACTTTCTTTATTAATGATTTAACTTCTTGATTGGTGAAATTTTCATTTGAGAATTGCAATTGTGTTAATTGCTGTTGAACTTCACTTAGTTTGTTATTTAACCACTGGTTTATAATACTGGAATTGTTCTCAATTGCAATATTTCTAACTCTTTGTTTTTCCTTATTCCAGCTCGAAACTTGATTGATCTTTTTTCCAGTAGCTATTACGACCTCAGTACCACGTCCGTAACTGTATGTTATTAAAATAGTACCTCTACTATCTTTAATTTCCTTAATTCTATAATTTAATGATCCTTTCAATCTAATTGCTTTAAAAAAGTAAGAACAAAAGTAAGAACATTTGCTTTAACTATCTTTAATTAACTTATATTTATTTTATCTATAATAATTAAATATGGTATATAAGTATTTGAAAGTCAACATTATTAAGGTTGAATTTATTGAGTTCAAAATAATAGCTATTAAAGATATGATGTGTTCTTGTGGGACAACATAAAACCCTGATTCTTAACAGATTCAGGGTTTTTTTATGCTTTTTAAATTCGCTTTCGCGAAAGCGGAAACTATTTAATTCTAAAGGTAATCACAGGCAGGCTAGAATGATTAACTACATCTTCACTCACGCTACCGTTGAAAAAATGAGATATTCCGCGACGGCCATGAGTTGCCATTCCTATAATATCTCCTTTTACGTCTTTTGTATAATTGAAAACACCTTCTTCTACAGATGAGTCGTTATAGATGACGTATTCAGAAGGTTCTACGTTGACATCTTTTAAATATTCTTTTACTTTAGCTTCTGCAGCTCTTGTGCTTAAAAAGTTAGATGGAGTGTTGACATAAAGAAGGTGCAGGTTGCAATTTGTGTTTCTTGCAAACTTGTCTGCTTCTTTCAATGCGCTTGTGGAATTAGGGTCTAAATCTGTTGCAAAAACAAAATCATTAACGTCAAGTCGGTTTTTTCTATCTTTTACAACAAGAACTGGAATTTCTGAATTGCGGACTATTTTTTCGGCATTTGACCCTATGAATAAGTTTCTCATGCCTTCTGCGCCGTGGCTTCCCATGACGATTAAGTCAGCTTTATGTCTTTTTACCGTATCCATTATCCCGCTAAACGCCGCACCAGTTTCTACGTCTCCATGAATAATCACGCCTTCAAGAAAGTCTGCTTTCATCAAGTTGTCAAACTTTTCTTTGGCAAGTTTCATAAAGAAAACAGCTTCTGGTAAGTTAGAGCTGGCATTATTTGCAAGGTGTAAAGGAAGGTCGAGCTGGTGTAGTAAAAACAGCTCACCATTATTTTCTCGTGCTATATCTGCTGCTACTCTAAGAGCGTTTTCGGCTTGAATAGAAAAGTCTGTAGGGACGATTATTTTTTTCATAAGGATTGGTTTTAATGTTTTAAATATACAAAAAAAACAAACTTTAGCGCTCTGTTTTTTAAGCCTTTGGAAATGCTTAAAAAAATACTATATTTGCAAAGTATTTAATCGAGTGCGAGGGGACAAAAGTCCCCTCTTTTTATAACTATGTTGAAAGAGAGAGTAGAGGAATTATTGAAAGAGGCTTTTGAAGAGCGATCAGATTTATTTCTGATAGACTTTAAAATGAGTCCCAATAACGAAATTAAGGTGGTGATTGATGGTGATGATGGTGTGAAGTTGTCGGACTGTATGTTGATTTCTCGCGCTGTTGAACATAATTTAGATCGTGAAGAGTATGATTTTTCTATTGAGGTGCTGAGTGCAGGTGCTGCAGCTCCCTTGAGTTCTTCTCGTCAGTTTATTAAGAACATCGGTAGAGATATTGAAGTGATTGATAAGGAAACAAGAAAAGAAACAGGGTTGTTGCAAAATGCAGATGATCAAGGTGGTACCATCACCTGGAAAGCACGAGAACCTAAGCCGATAGGTAAAGGAAAAGTTACTGTTCAAAAAGAGTGGTCGTTTAAATATCAAGACATTAAGCAAGCAAAAGTTGTTATAAAATTTAATTAAAAAGTAGTATGGAGAATCTCGCATTGATCGAGTCTTTTTCTGAGTTTAAAGATGATAAAATGATAGATCGTGTCACGTTGATGGCGATCTTGGAAGATGTTTTCAGAGCCGCTTTGAAAAGAAAGTACGGTGAGGACGATAACTTTGATATCATTATTAATCCAGATAAAGGAGATTTAGAGATATGGCGTAACAGAGTCGTTGTTGCAGATGATGAGGTAGAAGATGATAACTCTGAAATATCGCTATCTGAAGCTCAAAAAATTGAACCTGATTACGAGGTAGGTGAAGATGTTGCAGAAGAGGTGAAACTTATACAATTAGGTCGTCGTGCTATTTTGGCACTAAGACAGAATTTAATTGCAAAGATTCACGAACATGATAATACAAACATATTTAAGCATTTTAAAGAGCTTGAAGGAGAATTGTATAGTGCCGAAGTTCACCACATAAGACATAGAGCGATCATTCTTTTAGATGATGACGGTAACGAAATCATTATGCCTAAGGATAGACAGATACCATCTGACTTCTTTAGAAAAGGTGAAAACGTAAGAGGTGTGATTGAGAGTGTGGAGTTAAGAGGTAATAAACCTAACATCATTCTTTCTAGAACATCCCCTAAGTTTCTAGAAAAGCTTTTTGAACAAGAGATTCCTGAGGTTTTTGACGGTGTTATTCAGGTTAAAGCTGTCGTTAGAGAGCCAGGTGAAAAAGCAAAAGTGGCCGTGGATAGTTACGATGATAGAATTGATCCAGTAGGTGCTTGTGTAGGTGTTAAAGGTTCTCGTATTCACGGTATTGTTCGTGAACTAGGAAATGAAAACATTGATGTCATTAACTTTACCACAAACACACAATTATACATAGCCAGAGCTTTAAGTCCTGCTAAGATTGTTGCAATTACTCTAAACGAAGAAACTAAGAAGGCTGAAGTACGACTTAATCCAGAAGAAGTTTCTAAAGCGATAGGAAGAAGAGGTCACAACATAAGACTAGCAGGTAAACTTACCGGTTATGAAATTGATGTGATAAGAGAAGGTGGAGAAGAAGATGTGGAATTAACTGAATTTACTGATGTGATCGATGGATGGGTCATTGAAGAATTGAGTAAGATAGGTTTGGATACTGCCAAAAGTGTTCTAGAGCAAGACGTTGCTGACTTAATTAAACGTACAGATCTCGAGGAGGAAACAGTTTTAGACATTGTTAGAATCCTAAGAGCAGAATTTGAAGATTAGATTAGAAATTAAAGTCAATTCGTAACCATTTTATGGCTGAAGTAAAAAACATGAGACTCAACAAGGTTTTAAGAGAATTCAATATTTCTCTTGACCGTGCTGTGGAGTATCTTAATTCTAAAGGAATTGAGATAGAGGCTCGCCCTACCACAAAAATAGACGGAAGCGTCTATCAAGCACTTGCTGATGAGTTTCAAACTGATAAAAGCAAAAAAGTTGCCTCAAAGGAAGTAGGTGCTGAACGTCGCAAGGAACAAGAAGAATTGCGATTGCAGCGAGAAAAGGAACTAGAGGAAAAACAAAAAAGGCAAGAGGTTATTAAGGCTAAGGCTTCTCTTGAAGGACCTAAACAAGTCGGTAAAGTAGATCTCAATGCTGGTGCAAAATCAGACGAAGCTTCAAAACCTACCGAAAAAGTTCAGGAACCTAAGAAAGAGGTGGAGAAAGAACCTGAAGCTAAAGCCCCTTCCAAAAAGACTGAAGAAGAGTCTAAGGAAGTGGAACAAGTTTCTAACCGTCCTAAGGCTACAGGAACTACCGTCAAGGGTAAAATTGATCTTAGTCCAAAGAAAAAATCTAAATCTAAGTCTAAACCTGAGGCTAAGAAAGAAGCACCTAATGCTCCTGAAAAGAAGCCAGAGGTTGCAAAGGAATCTCCGAAGGTAGAAGATAAGCCAGTAGAAACTGCTAAAGCTACCGAAGAGCAGGACAAAGAAGTTAAGGAAACAGCAACTGGTGCTGATGGTCAAGAATCCGAGGTGATCAAGACCGAGTATAAAAAATTAGGTGGACTTAAAGTAACAGGAAAGAAAATTGATCTTTCTCAATTTGCTAAGCCTAAGAAAAAGACAGCCGATTCTAATAGAGGTAAAAGAAAACGTATTTCTAAACCAGGAGCTTCTGGACCAGGAGGGAATAATAGAAATAGCGGTAACAATAAGAATAGACGTGGTAGTGCAAACACTGGACGTAAAAATATTGTAAAAGAAGAGCCTACAGATGAAGAAATTCAAAAGCAGGTAAGAGAAACTCTTGAAAAACTGCAAGGGAAATCTTCTAATAAAGGTGCTAAAAATAGACGTCAAAAACGAGATAGACACCGTGAAAAAGTGGATGCTGCAGAGCAAGCAGAAGCGGAAGACAAATCATTACAGGTTACTGAATTTGTAACGGTAAGTGACTTGTCAACTATGATGGATGTTCCAGTGAACAAAGTAATCGGTGCTTGTATGTCCTTAGGGATGATGGTAACCATGAACCAAAGGCTGGATGCTGAAACAATGTCAATCGTTGCAGATGAATTTGGCTATGAAGTAGAATTTGTAAATGCAGATATTGAAGAAAGCATTGCAGAGGTTGAAGATAAAGAGGAAGATTTAGTAACTCGCGCACCGATCGTTACCGTAATGGGTCACGTAGACCACGGTAAAACATCGCTTCTAGATTATATTAGAAAAGAAAATGTTATTGCTGGTGAAAGTGGTGGGATTACACAACACATCGGAGCTTATGGTGTACAATTAGATAACGGTCAGAAGATTGCATTCTTGGATACGCCTGGTCACGAAGCCTTTACTGCCATGCGTGCACGTGGAGCTCAGGTAACAGATATCGCGATTATTGTAGCAGCGGCAGATGATGATATCATGCCTCAAACAAAAGAAGCCATATCTCACGCACAAGCAGCAGGAGTACCTATTGTTTTTGCAATCAATAAAATCGATAAACCAGACGCTAATCCTGAAAGAGTAAAAGAAGGACTGGCACAGATGAATCTCTTAGTAGAGGATTGGGGTGGTAAAATACAGTCTCATGACATCTCTGCAAAAGTAGGAACTGGTGTAAAAGAATTGTTAGAAAAAGTACTTCTTGAAGCAGAATTACTTGACCTTAAAGCTAACCCTAATAAACCAGCAACTGGTACTGTGGTTGAAGCTTTCCTTGATAAAGGTCGTGGATATGTATCAACAATACTTGTTCAAGCAGGTACATTAAAAGTTGGTGATTATGTACTTGCAGGTCCTAGACATGGAAAAATTAAGGCAATGCAAGATGAGCGCGGTAAAGACGTTCTAGAAGCTGGTCCAGCAACTCCAGTGTCTATTTTAGGTCTGGATGGAGCACCACAAGCTGGTGATAAGTTCAATGTATTTGAAGACGAGCGTGAGGCAAAATCAATTGCAGCAAGACGTACTCAATTACAACGTGAGCAATCTGTAAGAACTCAAAAAACACTTTCATTAGAAGATATCGGGCGACGTATTGCACTTGGTAACTTCCAAGAGCTGAACTTGATTCTTAAAGGAGATGTGGATGGTTCTGTTGAAGCATTAACAGATTCTTTCCAGAAATTATCTACTGAAGAAATTCAAGTGAATATCATACACAAAGGTGTAGGTGCTATTACAGAAAGTGATGTGCTACTTGCGACTGCATCAGATGCGATCATTATCGGATTTAATGTACGTCCTCAAGGAAATGCAAGAACCGTTGCAGATAGAGAAGAAGTTGATATCAGAACATATTCTATTATTTATGATGCGATCAATGATCTTAAAGATGCAATGGAAGGAATGTTATCTCCAGAGTTTAAGGAAGAGATTACTGGTAACGCTGAAGTAAGACAAACATTCAAGATTTCTAAAGTAGGAACCATTGCAGGTTGTATGGTAACTGATGGTAAGGTTTACAGAAATGGCGGAATCAGATTGATACGTGATGGTATTGTAATCCATACAGGAGAACTAGTCGCTTTAAAACGTTTTAAAGACGATGTTAAAGAAGTATCTAAAGGTTATGAATGTGGTATGCAAGTGAAAAACTTCAACGACTTGATAGAAGGTGATATTCTAGAATCGTTTAGAGAAGTAGAGGTAAAGAAAACCTTGAAATAAGAAGATCATATCGATATATAAAAAAAGCACCTCAGAAATGAGGTGCTTTTTGCTTTTAGTTAGATCAAAAATGATAAAAAGCATCTTCAATATGTTCTAGTTTTGTACCTGCTTTATTTTTAATTATCGCAACGATATCAAATCGTACTTCAAGATCTTCTTCGGTATAGTTTTCTATAAAATGATTTGCTGTAGCGACCAGTCTTTGAATTTGTCCTTTCTTTAAAAAATCCTGTGGATTTCCAAAATCTGGAGTAGACCTAGTTTTTACTTCTACGATAACAACAGTATTTGCTTTGCGGGCTACAATGTCTATTTCTCCTTTTTGAAACACATAATTACGTACCAAAATATCATAACCATTTTTCAGTAAATGAGCGGTTGCCATCTCTTCACCAGCATTTCCTAAGTCGTTATGTTCTGCCATTATTGAGTGAGATTAATTTGTTGATCAGTTATTTTTATATGTATTTCCTTTCCTAAAATTATAGTTCTATGATCTTCTATGTGACCAGCAGGAAAATTGAAAATAACCGGATAATCATAATCTGCAGTAAGTGATTGTATGATTTCTACTGCATTTTTACCAAACGGCGTTTCATGGTCATTCATATCTGTCATTCCGCCTACGAGTAAAGCT is drawn from Nonlabens dokdonensis DSW-6 and contains these coding sequences:
- a CDS encoding tyrosine-type recombinase/integrase codes for the protein MKGSLNYRIKEIKDSRGTILITYSYGRGTEVVIATGKKINQVSSWNKEKQRVRNIAIENNSSIINQWLNNKLSEVQQQLTQLQFSNENFTNQEVKSLIKKVLGRATKKDIAIATDTNEIKNLKWCYDWYIKYYTKNPTPSTKHPLANSTLRSLKTCKKKFLEYCKETGDVDFKDINMDFYEKFVEWLQAQNYSNNYIGNHIKNLKAVMNYALSRGYHNNIDFKKREFAKPTEKVAKIFLKETELQSIFNLQLPKGLSHSRDLFLIGAYTGLRVSDFNNLTKENIIDIDGSKFIQLAQKKTKEIITIPCNSKVIRIFEKYDGNPPSPKLDQHINRDLKIIGAKAKIKEKVPVTKTLGGKEVTKPYFKYDLITTHTARRSFCTNAYKAGIPTFDIMAISGHKTEKVFYSYIRATNVDKAKKIAEHSFFK
- the rimP gene encoding ribosome assembly cofactor RimP, whose amino-acid sequence is MLKERVEELLKEAFEERSDLFLIDFKMSPNNEIKVVIDGDDGVKLSDCMLISRAVEHNLDREEYDFSIEVLSAGAAAPLSSSRQFIKNIGRDIEVIDKETRKETGLLQNADDQGGTITWKAREPKPIGKGKVTVQKEWSFKYQDIKQAKVVIKFN
- the infB gene encoding translation initiation factor IF-2; its protein translation is MAEVKNMRLNKVLREFNISLDRAVEYLNSKGIEIEARPTTKIDGSVYQALADEFQTDKSKKVASKEVGAERRKEQEELRLQREKELEEKQKRQEVIKAKASLEGPKQVGKVDLNAGAKSDEASKPTEKVQEPKKEVEKEPEAKAPSKKTEEESKEVEQVSNRPKATGTTVKGKIDLSPKKKSKSKSKPEAKKEAPNAPEKKPEVAKESPKVEDKPVETAKATEEQDKEVKETATGADGQESEVIKTEYKKLGGLKVTGKKIDLSQFAKPKKKTADSNRGKRKRISKPGASGPGGNNRNSGNNKNRRGSANTGRKNIVKEEPTDEEIQKQVRETLEKLQGKSSNKGAKNRRQKRDRHREKVDAAEQAEAEDKSLQVTEFVTVSDLSTMMDVPVNKVIGACMSLGMMVTMNQRLDAETMSIVADEFGYEVEFVNADIEESIAEVEDKEEDLVTRAPIVTVMGHVDHGKTSLLDYIRKENVIAGESGGITQHIGAYGVQLDNGQKIAFLDTPGHEAFTAMRARGAQVTDIAIIVAAADDDIMPQTKEAISHAQAAGVPIVFAINKIDKPDANPERVKEGLAQMNLLVEDWGGKIQSHDISAKVGTGVKELLEKVLLEAELLDLKANPNKPATGTVVEAFLDKGRGYVSTILVQAGTLKVGDYVLAGPRHGKIKAMQDERGKDVLEAGPATPVSILGLDGAPQAGDKFNVFEDEREAKSIAARRTQLQREQSVRTQKTLSLEDIGRRIALGNFQELNLILKGDVDGSVEALTDSFQKLSTEEIQVNIIHKGVGAITESDVLLATASDAIIIGFNVRPQGNARTVADREEVDIRTYSIIYDAINDLKDAMEGMLSPEFKEEITGNAEVRQTFKISKVGTIAGCMVTDGKVYRNGGIRLIRDGIVIHTGELVALKRFKDDVKEVSKGYECGMQVKNFNDLIEGDILESFREVEVKKTLK
- a CDS encoding universal stress protein; translation: MKKIIVPTDFSIQAENALRVAADIARENNGELFLLHQLDLPLHLANNASSNLPEAVFFMKLAKEKFDNLMKADFLEGVIIHGDVETGAAFSGIMDTVKRHKADLIVMGSHGAEGMRNLFIGSNAEKIVRNSEIPVLVVKDRKNRLDVNDFVFATDLDPNSTSALKEADKFARNTNCNLHLLYVNTPSNFLSTRAAEAKVKEYLKDVNVEPSEYVIYNDSSVEEGVFNYTKDVKGDIIGMATHGRRGISHFFNGSVSEDVVNHSSLPVITFRIK
- a CDS encoding YraN family protein, with translation MAEHNDLGNAGEEMATAHLLKNGYDILVRNYVFQKGEIDIVARKANTVVIVEVKTRSTPDFGNPQDFLKKGQIQRLVATANHFIENYTEEDLEVRFDIVAIIKNKAGTKLEHIEDAFYHF
- the nusA gene encoding transcription termination factor NusA — protein: MENLALIESFSEFKDDKMIDRVTLMAILEDVFRAALKRKYGEDDNFDIIINPDKGDLEIWRNRVVVADDEVEDDNSEISLSEAQKIEPDYEVGEDVAEEVKLIQLGRRAILALRQNLIAKIHEHDNTNIFKHFKELEGELYSAEVHHIRHRAIILLDDDGNEIIMPKDRQIPSDFFRKGENVRGVIESVELRGNKPNIILSRTSPKFLEKLFEQEIPEVFDGVIQVKAVVREPGEKAKVAVDSYDDRIDPVGACVGVKGSRIHGIVRELGNENIDVINFTTNTQLYIARALSPAKIVAITLNEETKKAEVRLNPEEVSKAIGRRGHNIRLAGKLTGYEIDVIREGGEEDVELTEFTDVIDGWVIEELSKIGLDTAKSVLEQDVADLIKRTDLEEETVLDIVRILRAEFED